Part of the Imperialibacter roseus genome, TGTCCCTTTTTGAGGGCAAGGTATATTCTGTACACAATAAAGAAATTAAAGCTGTTTCGATAAATGGATACGATAAGCTACAAAACACAGTCTCTAAGCAAGGCGAAAATTGAGAAGAACTGGGTAGTGATTGACGCTGCTGATCAGATTCTTGGTCGTTTCTCAAGCCGGGTGGCTAATGTTCTTCGTGGAAAGACAAAGGCTAGCTACACTCCTAATATGGACTGTGGAGATAATGTGATCATTTTGAATGCTGAGAAGGTTCGCCTTACCGGTAAGAAAATGAACAACAAGACATACATCCGTCACACAGGTTATCCTGGTGGTCAGCGTTTTGCTTCACCTAGAATGGTGTTGGAAAAAGACCCAAGAAGACTTGTTGAGATGGCAGTAAGAGGAATGCTTCCAAAGAATAGCTTGGGCAGAGAGCAATTCCGCAATCTATATGTTTATGCAGGCACTGAGCACCCTCATGCTGCACAACAACCAAAAGAAATCAAGTTAACATATTAGTAATTAGTTAATGGACGTAATCAATACCATAGGCAGAAGAAAGACCTCCGTAGCGAGACTATATCTTCAGAGCGGAAAAGGTACTTTCAACGTAAACGAAAGAAGCCTTGAAGAATACTTCCCTTCAGAAATCCTTCGTCTGATTGTTCAGCAGCCTCTTGAGCTTACCAGCGAGTCGGGCAAGTATGACATCAAAATCAATGTTGACGGTGGTGGAATCAAAGGTCAGGCAGAAGCGATTCGTTTGGCAATTTCCAGGGCACTTTGCGAAATCAGCGAGGAGTTCCGCCCGGCATTGAAGAAGGAAGGCTTCCTTACCAGAGACCCTCGTATGGTTGAACGTAAGAAATACGGTCGTGCTAAGGCTCGTAGAAGATTCCAGTTCAGTAAGCGTTAATCAGTATTTCATATACTTTATATATAATTAATGGCTAATCTAGAATACAAGGACTTACTAGACGCTGGTGTTCATTTCGGACACTTAACGAGAAAGTGGGATCCCCAAATGGCTCCATATATTTTCATGGAGAAAAATGGAATCCATATTATCGATCTTAACAAAACGCTTGTGTGCCTCGAAGAAGCGTCTAAAGCACTCAAGCAAGTAGTACGTTCAGGCCGCAAGGTGATGTTCGTGGCTACAAAGAAGCAGGCCAAAGACCTGGTGGCTGATGAAGCAAGAAGGCTGAAGATGCCTTATGCTACTGAGCGCTGGTTGGGCGGTATGCTTACAAACTTTGCTACTATCCGCAAGTCATTGAAGAAAATGCAGGGTATTGACAAGTTGATGAAGGAAGAAAGCTTCACCGGCCTTGCCAAGAGAGAGCGTTTGATGGTGACTCGTGAAAAAGAAAAGCTGGAAAGAGTGCTTGGCGGTATCGCTGACCTTACTCGTCTTCCTGCAGCTCTTT contains:
- the rplM gene encoding 50S ribosomal protein L13 yields the protein MDTISYKTQSLSKAKIEKNWVVIDAADQILGRFSSRVANVLRGKTKASYTPNMDCGDNVIILNAEKVRLTGKKMNNKTYIRHTGYPGGQRFASPRMVLEKDPRRLVEMAVRGMLPKNSLGREQFRNLYVYAGTEHPHAAQQPKEIKLTY
- the rpsI gene encoding 30S ribosomal protein S9; this encodes MDVINTIGRRKTSVARLYLQSGKGTFNVNERSLEEYFPSEILRLIVQQPLELTSESGKYDIKINVDGGGIKGQAEAIRLAISRALCEISEEFRPALKKEGFLTRDPRMVERKKYGRAKARRRFQFSKR
- the rpsB gene encoding 30S ribosomal protein S2 produces the protein MANLEYKDLLDAGVHFGHLTRKWDPQMAPYIFMEKNGIHIIDLNKTLVCLEEASKALKQVVRSGRKVMFVATKKQAKDLVADEARRLKMPYATERWLGGMLTNFATIRKSLKKMQGIDKLMKEESFTGLAKRERLMVTREKEKLERVLGGIADLTRLPAALFIVDIKREHIAVKEAQKLNIPVFAIVDTNSNPNEVDFPIPGNDDAYKSVKLILSYISEVIEEGLNERKREKDDAKSKEDEDEKRRVDEVEAVEESKD